A genomic segment from Synergistaceae bacterium encodes:
- a CDS encoding SEL1-like repeat protein codes for MAENSVNLQDLLMNAQRGDPSSQYRLGVIFNDGKFLERDYTQAAKWYALAANQGHVKAQLYLGLLFQNGQGVKQNFEKAAKCYSRAAEGGDSKAQYYLGLLYLAGKGVKQDNDEAQKFFKLSAMQGNQDAIKILGRFIQIDEPENLLNYEEDFTDDDDYNDIFIDDVSDLLRISEEEQLIRESHKKVRAINTKTKSRRVKIFAASLFIALIAGALLIFMNSSENNNQEIFTGLQEISQGNNIIPPHTEITIDEPLAPPVNVNPPISQDNIIISRDNNKNEKFTIKTVQQAVKDKKIPGYIFERGRFTINPYAKKIMITGDGVRFRSEPSTQSRILSKMSKGFITEYCGEWVSPKNERWILSIQDKKKNIYGWIFAKYTQLMKD; via the coding sequence ATGGCAGAAAATAGCGTAAACTTGCAAGATCTATTAATGAACGCTCAAAGGGGAGATCCAAGCTCACAATACCGGCTGGGAGTTATATTCAATGACGGGAAATTTTTAGAGCGCGATTACACTCAGGCCGCGAAATGGTACGCACTCGCAGCAAATCAGGGACATGTTAAGGCACAATTATATTTGGGCTTATTATTTCAGAACGGGCAGGGGGTCAAGCAAAATTTTGAGAAGGCCGCAAAATGTTATTCACGAGCAGCAGAAGGGGGAGACTCTAAGGCACAATATTATTTAGGCTTGCTATATCTAGCAGGTAAGGGAGTCAAGCAAGACAATGACGAGGCACAAAAATTTTTCAAGTTATCAGCAATGCAGGGCAATCAAGACGCTATAAAGATTTTAGGGAGATTCATTCAGATTGACGAGCCGGAGAATTTATTAAACTATGAAGAAGATTTTACAGATGATGATGACTATAATGATATTTTTATTGATGATGTCAGCGATTTATTAAGAATTTCAGAAGAAGAGCAGCTAATAAGAGAATCACACAAGAAAGTACGAGCCATTAACACGAAAACTAAATCAAGACGAGTCAAAATTTTTGCAGCAAGTTTATTTATAGCCCTAATTGCCGGAGCTTTGTTAATATTCATGAACTCAAGCGAAAATAATAATCAAGAAATTTTTACGGGTTTACAAGAAATCTCACAGGGTAATAATATAATTCCGCCTCATACAGAAATCACGATTGATGAACCTCTTGCGCCCCCTGTTAATGTTAATCCGCCTATTTCTCAAGATAATATAATAATTTCGCGTGATAATAATAAGAATGAAAAATTTACTATCAAGACAGTACAGCAGGCCGTAAAAGATAAAAAAATTCCCGGCTATATTTTCGAACGGGGGAGATTCACAATTAATCCATACGCAAAAAAAATTATGATTACCGGCGACGGAGTTAGATTCAGGTCAGAGCCAAGCACTCAATCAAGAATATTATCGAAAATGTCAAAAGGTTTCATTACTGAATATTGCGGTGAATGGGTCAGTCCTAAAAATGAACGTTGGATATTAAGCATTCAGGACAAGAAAAAAAATATTTATGGATGGATATTTGCTAAATACACGCAGTTAATGAAAGACTGA
- a CDS encoding ATP-binding protein yields the protein MSEIKALPESIWLRIAAGEVVERPASAVKELVENSLDAGASQIRVKLFDGGRLRIIVEDNGKGIEFQDLPLALQYHATSKINSLEDLEAINTLGYRGEALASLSAAADVEIRSKYKNSDSGGLIRTHDAKIIEHVKINCPYGTRVQIENLFSGLPARRKFLKSASGELRRAAVFLREYSVCHPEIAFTLEHDGKEIFNTDGSGSKKRVLAKIWDNCAEIQNIEVSAGHVKLECWYQARPGRIDIISFVNGRTVSDPVIKSAVNSNARDLMGNFALFFTLEPSLIDVNIHPAKSEVRFRYPAEIYQAVKMAVNNLGSPIIESSFIESKPVINYSFNPAQESRESRVNYSRMPAPPLKIPELNPESQQDSQIFLDDFNLQPEISQPEIIYMGQTSGGYLIYDTSGKIIIMDPHAAHERINYEKIKSLADESKNVQKLLIPVLLHPTLALEANEYNKELQANGFELADTIKGVELRAIPALPDCEFEPETLLRASLGALKNNHDGNPQNILWRTWATMACKASIKLTNKITREEALTLWANLHECKQPFVCPHGRPVMIEISNQDLTKQFGRE from the coding sequence ATGTCCGAAATTAAAGCATTGCCCGAAAGTATTTGGCTAAGAATAGCGGCCGGTGAAGTTGTAGAACGTCCCGCTTCAGCAGTTAAGGAACTTGTCGAGAATTCACTAGATGCAGGGGCGAGTCAAATTCGCGTGAAATTATTTGACGGCGGCAGATTGAGAATCATAGTTGAAGACAACGGGAAGGGAATAGAATTTCAAGATTTGCCGTTAGCTTTGCAGTATCATGCAACAAGTAAAATTAACTCGCTCGAAGATTTAGAAGCAATTAATACTCTGGGTTATAGAGGTGAGGCACTCGCGAGTCTCTCTGCGGCTGCTGATGTTGAAATCAGAAGTAAATACAAGAATTCAGATTCAGGCGGCTTGATTCGGACTCATGACGCAAAAATTATCGAACACGTTAAAATCAATTGCCCATATGGGACTCGCGTTCAGATTGAAAATTTATTTTCCGGACTCCCTGCTCGGCGTAAATTTTTGAAGAGTGCTTCAGGAGAATTGCGGCGTGCTGCTGTTTTCCTGCGTGAATATTCCGTGTGTCATCCCGAAATAGCTTTTACACTCGAACATGACGGCAAAGAAATTTTTAATACAGACGGATCGGGCAGCAAAAAAAGAGTCCTCGCTAAAATCTGGGACAATTGCGCAGAAATACAAAATATTGAAGTCTCAGCAGGTCATGTAAAATTAGAATGCTGGTATCAAGCAAGACCGGGCCGAATTGATATAATTTCTTTTGTGAATGGCCGTACAGTTAGCGATCCCGTTATAAAATCTGCTGTGAATTCGAACGCGCGCGACTTAATGGGTAATTTCGCATTATTCTTTACTCTTGAGCCGTCATTAATTGATGTAAATATTCACCCCGCAAAATCTGAAGTCAGATTCAGATACCCGGCAGAAATTTATCAAGCGGTAAAAATGGCCGTAAATAATTTAGGGAGTCCGATTATCGAGTCAAGTTTTATAGAGTCAAAGCCTGTAATAAATTATTCATTCAACCCAGCTCAAGAATCACGGGAATCACGCGTAAATTACTCAAGAATGCCCGCCCCTCCGCTCAAAATCCCGGAATTAAATCCTGAATCACAACAGGACTCGCAAATCTTTCTTGATGATTTCAATTTACAGCCGGAAATTTCACAGCCTGAAATTATTTACATGGGTCAGACTTCAGGGGGCTATTTGATTTATGACACGAGCGGGAAAATTATAATAATGGATCCTCACGCAGCCCACGAACGAATCAATTACGAGAAAATAAAATCTCTTGCTGATGAGTCAAAAAATGTGCAGAAATTATTAATTCCCGTTTTATTGCACCCGACTTTAGCACTTGAAGCCAACGAATATAATAAAGAATTACAGGCAAACGGCTTTGAACTTGCTGACACGATAAAAGGCGTAGAATTACGGGCGATTCCTGCTCTTCCTGACTGCGAATTTGAGCCTGAAACTTTATTGCGTGCCTCACTGGGAGCTTTAAAGAATAATCATGACGGGAATCCTCAAAATATTTTATGGCGGACATGGGCGACAATGGCCTGTAAAGCGTCGATAAAATTAACAAATAAAATCACTCGTGAAGAGGCCTTAACTTTATGGGCGAATCTCCACGAATGCAAGCAGCCTTTTGTGTGTCCTCATGGGCGGCCGGTAATGATAGAAATCTCTAATCAGGATTTAACAAAACAATTCGGGCGCGAGTAA
- a CDS encoding WG repeat-containing protein, translating into MKRAKIFACVIFLLALINNISISYGALTNPVYVAIEYEYQEAKDFHEGLAAVKKDDRWGYIDNLGRVAIPFVYRTPEAGDFSEGFAFVGDHYIDTQGNAAFSRVDPDTGLTQERFFANGLPFSQGLAAIQMGGEWGFIDLSGNFAIAPRFERADSYSEGLAAVRKNGHWGYIDLHGKLIIPHKFIKAGRFNEGKASVNLNGRRGFINTSGDIVIRNKYFEAGDFSFGLAPVRTRTTYRGWGFISPRNRFAIPRRYNNAKNFSEGLAPVAADSRWGYINVRGDWEIAPQFDDARPFSEGLAAVKQNGKWGYIRQ; encoded by the coding sequence ATGAAGAGGGCGAAAATTTTTGCATGTGTAATATTTTTGCTCGCGTTAATAAATAATATTTCTATTTCTTATGGAGCATTGACTAATCCCGTTTATGTAGCGATTGAGTACGAATATCAGGAAGCTAAAGACTTTCACGAGGGACTCGCGGCCGTCAAGAAAGATGACAGATGGGGCTATATAGATAATCTTGGCCGGGTTGCGATTCCGTTTGTATATAGGACTCCAGAAGCGGGGGATTTCTCCGAAGGTTTTGCATTTGTAGGAGATCACTATATAGACACGCAGGGCAACGCGGCATTTTCACGAGTCGATCCTGATACGGGATTGACTCAAGAAAGATTTTTTGCGAACGGGCTGCCATTCTCGCAGGGACTCGCGGCTATTCAAATGGGAGGCGAATGGGGCTTCATTGATTTATCCGGAAATTTTGCGATTGCTCCGAGATTTGAACGTGCAGACTCATACAGTGAAGGACTCGCGGCTGTCAGGAAAAACGGGCACTGGGGCTATATAGATTTACACGGAAAATTAATAATTCCGCATAAATTTATCAAAGCAGGAAGATTTAACGAGGGCAAAGCAAGCGTTAATCTCAATGGCAGACGAGGCTTTATAAACACTTCCGGCGATATAGTGATACGCAATAAATATTTTGAGGCCGGTGATTTCTCGTTCGGGCTTGCACCTGTCAGAACACGCACGACTTATCGGGGCTGGGGCTTTATCAGTCCTAGAAATAGATTCGCGATTCCAAGACGCTATAATAACGCAAAAAATTTCAGTGAAGGACTCGCGCCTGTTGCAGCAGATTCACGCTGGGGATATATAAACGTTCGGGGGGACTGGGAGATCGCGCCTCAATTTGACGACGCCCGGCCATTCAGTGAAGGACTCGCAGCAGTAAAGCAAAATGGCAAATGGGGATATATCAGGCAATAA
- the typA gene encoding translational GTPase TypA produces the protein MQDAKNIRNLAIVAHIDHGKTTLIDSIFRAAQTFAAHTQVAERVMDNNPLERERGITIRSKPCTVEWKGYLINIIDTPGHADFSGEVERILSTVDSVILIVDANEGPMPQTRYVLQHALSIGMKPLVFINKVDREGADPNRALNQTFDLFFELGASDEQADFPVLYGSGLNGWAVKDLSDTRRDNMDDLFQAIIDYVPAPDVDPSKPFLMQVSTLAWNEYVGRIGCGKILQGHIKKGESFTRVSTKWNSTDHTGDDWQITGRENAKVAQLWVTRGLERVEVNEVSAGDIVWLTGPSEIDIGDTFANELIADKPLKPLSIEEPTVSMFFLVNSGPFAGREGQAVTLRQLKARLQREMHVNVSLRMEDLGRPDGVKVSGRGELQLGILIEEMRREGMEFCISKPEVIIEYKDGVKCEPYELVTIDVPEEYQGIVFEKMSRRKGKVLNIDNPDRGLLRIEIEIPTRGLIGYRGEFLTDTRGLGIMSNCFSGYKEWAGDLITRNRGSLVSVDTGEATAYQLENLQDRGVLFISPLEPVYNGMIIGENSRPGDIPCNPTKKKQQTNHRSATKELTTKLDVPRRMSLEKAMEWIEVDELVEVTPQSIRLRKAILDELERRKAQRRTPQEA, from the coding sequence ATGCAAGACGCAAAAAATATTCGCAATCTCGCAATCGTAGCACACATAGATCACGGCAAGACGACTCTAATAGATTCAATTTTTAGGGCCGCACAGACTTTTGCAGCACACACTCAAGTTGCTGAAAGAGTTATGGACAATAACCCATTAGAACGCGAAAGAGGTATCACAATAAGATCTAAGCCCTGCACAGTCGAGTGGAAAGGCTATCTAATTAATATAATTGACACGCCCGGACACGCTGATTTTTCCGGAGAAGTCGAGCGAATTTTATCAACTGTCGACTCCGTAATATTAATAGTTGACGCTAATGAAGGGCCCATGCCTCAGACTCGTTATGTCTTACAGCACGCACTCTCAATCGGAATGAAGCCGCTAGTTTTCATTAATAAAGTCGACAGAGAAGGAGCAGACCCTAACCGCGCATTAAATCAAACTTTTGATCTATTCTTTGAACTCGGAGCAAGTGATGAACAGGCAGATTTTCCCGTTCTTTACGGCTCAGGACTTAACGGCTGGGCTGTTAAAGATTTGAGCGATACAAGACGCGATAACATGGACGATTTATTTCAGGCTATAATTGATTACGTCCCTGCTCCTGATGTTGACCCGTCAAAGCCTTTCTTAATGCAGGTAAGCACACTCGCTTGGAATGAATACGTAGGGAGAATAGGCTGCGGCAAAATTTTGCAAGGTCATATAAAAAAGGGTGAGTCTTTCACAAGAGTTTCTACTAAATGGAACTCAACGGATCACACTGGCGATGACTGGCAGATAACGGGCCGGGAGAATGCGAAAGTCGCTCAATTATGGGTAACTCGCGGGCTTGAAAGAGTAGAAGTTAACGAGGTCAGCGCGGGCGATATTGTTTGGCTTACCGGGCCAAGTGAAATAGATATAGGCGACACTTTTGCGAATGAATTAATAGCCGATAAACCTTTGAAGCCTCTTTCAATTGAGGAGCCTACAGTGTCAATGTTCTTTCTTGTGAATTCGGGACCGTTTGCAGGTCGTGAGGGTCAGGCAGTTACGTTAAGGCAGTTAAAAGCTCGGCTGCAGCGAGAAATGCATGTAAATGTCTCTCTCAGAATGGAAGATTTAGGAAGGCCGGACGGTGTGAAAGTTTCAGGGCGGGGCGAGTTACAGCTAGGAATCTTAATTGAAGAAATGCGCCGTGAAGGTATGGAATTCTGCATCTCTAAACCTGAAGTAATTATCGAATATAAGGACGGCGTCAAATGCGAACCTTATGAACTCGTTACTATTGATGTTCCCGAAGAATATCAGGGAATAGTTTTCGAGAAAATGTCAAGGCGTAAAGGAAAAGTCTTAAATATTGATAATCCTGACAGGGGGTTATTACGCATTGAAATAGAAATCCCGACTCGCGGCTTAATAGGTTATCGCGGTGAATTCTTGACTGATACGAGGGGACTCGGCATTATGTCAAATTGTTTCAGCGGTTATAAAGAATGGGCGGGAGATTTAATTACTCGTAACAGGGGCTCACTTGTCAGCGTTGACACGGGAGAAGCTACAGCATATCAGCTCGAAAATTTGCAAGATAGAGGCGTGTTATTTATTTCACCGTTGGAACCTGTTTATAACGGCATGATCATAGGCGAGAATTCAAGACCGGGCGATATTCCCTGCAATCCCACGAAAAAGAAACAGCAGACGAATCACCGTTCAGCAACGAAAGAATTAACGACAAAATTAGACGTTCCCCGCAGAATGTCATTAGAGAAAGCTATGGAATGGATAGAAGTAGATGAGCTTGTAGAAGTTACTCCGCAGTCTATAAGACTCAGAAAAGCAATTCTTGACGAACTCGAACGGCGCAAAGCACAAAGACGAACACCGCAGGAGGCATAA
- a CDS encoding amidohydrolase, with amino-acid sequence MYKKCKDLQAELVRMRRDLHKIPELGLDLPLTHKYVTDKLKEYGIEYRDNEGDSGIIAYINKGKPGKVIALRADMDALPIKEETGVEYCSTHDGKMHACGHDAHTSMLLGTAKILNEHKDELKGEVRLIFQTGEELAKGAPVMIKNKAMEGVNAVFGTHIGTILDRTIPAGTFIVCPGPVMASFDRFVVTINGTGCHGSTPEKGVDPINIAAHVVLGLEGIVAREFNANEPVVITIGKIQGGAQYNIIPGTVVIEGTTRAFKEENRQKMAKRIEEVAKFTAKAFGGDADFFMDWGAPPVVNNNEMADFAGKCAIEVLGEENVITRVKAPNMGGEDFAFYLAEAPGAFMFLSSANPEKKSDYPHHNPVFNIDEDVLWKGSAIFVKIASEFLK; translated from the coding sequence ATGTACAAGAAATGCAAGGATTTACAAGCTGAACTTGTAAGAATGCGCAGGGATTTGCATAAGATTCCGGAGTTAGGACTCGACCTGCCTTTGACTCATAAATACGTAACTGACAAGCTCAAAGAATACGGCATTGAATACCGCGATAACGAGGGCGACTCGGGAATAATCGCTTATATCAATAAGGGCAAACCGGGGAAGGTTATAGCATTACGTGCTGACATGGACGCATTGCCCATAAAAGAAGAAACCGGCGTAGAATACTGCTCGACTCATGACGGTAAAATGCACGCTTGCGGACATGATGCCCATACTTCTATGTTACTGGGAACGGCAAAGATTCTTAATGAGCATAAGGACGAATTAAAAGGTGAAGTGCGTTTAATTTTCCAAACCGGTGAAGAGCTTGCAAAAGGCGCTCCTGTCATGATTAAGAATAAGGCTATGGAGGGAGTTAATGCGGTATTCGGGACTCACATCGGGACAATTTTAGACAGGACAATCCCCGCAGGAACATTTATTGTTTGTCCCGGCCCTGTTATGGCTTCATTTGATAGATTCGTAGTAACTATTAACGGCACTGGCTGCCACGGTTCAACGCCTGAAAAAGGAGTAGACCCGATTAATATAGCCGCTCACGTTGTATTAGGGCTTGAGGGAATCGTAGCGCGCGAATTTAACGCAAATGAACCCGTTGTAATAACTATCGGCAAAATTCAGGGCGGAGCTCAATATAATATCATTCCCGGAACAGTCGTAATTGAAGGCACGACTCGAGCATTCAAAGAAGAGAATCGCCAGAAAATGGCCAAGCGTATAGAAGAAGTTGCGAAATTTACTGCTAAGGCGTTCGGTGGAGATGCAGATTTCTTTATGGACTGGGGCGCGCCTCCTGTTGTGAATAATAACGAGATGGCGGACTTTGCCGGCAAATGCGCTATTGAAGTCTTAGGCGAGGAAAATGTTATAACTCGTGTGAAGGCTCCTAACATGGGCGGAGAAGATTTTGCGTTCTATCTTGCTGAAGCTCCCGGTGCGTTTATGTTCTTGAGTTCAGCGAACCCGGAAAAGAAATCAGATTACCCTCATCATAACCCAGTATTTAATATCGACGAGGACGTTTTATGGAAGGGCTCGGCAATATTCGTTAAAATCGCGTCGGAGTTCTTGAAATAG
- a CDS encoding DUF5058 family protein, which translates to MDYLQISNQPIIWWLCGITVFIAAIQAYFFIRLARRTSDSVNLDPAIPRKAFRIGLITAIGPALGVFIVMVGLMAAIGSPMSWLRLSIIGAAATELAAATNGATAAGVKFGGEGYTLTILAVSWFAMALNGAGWLVSTGLFTPLLEDLRAKVSGGDIKWLGVMSAACSIGIFGYLNANSMIAKGPTINTGVTCAVLGGAIGMMALGKFVVPKHPKLAEYSLGIAMIIGIIAGIVHDTMF; encoded by the coding sequence ATGGATTATCTACAGATTTCCAACCAACCTATAATATGGTGGCTTTGCGGTATCACAGTTTTTATTGCCGCGATCCAAGCATATTTTTTCATTCGTTTAGCTCGGAGAACTTCAGACTCAGTAAACCTTGACCCCGCTATACCACGAAAGGCGTTCCGAATCGGTTTGATTACCGCAATAGGCCCTGCACTCGGAGTATTTATTGTAATGGTGGGATTAATGGCTGCGATCGGGAGTCCTATGAGCTGGCTGAGGCTTTCAATTATCGGAGCTGCTGCTACAGAACTTGCTGCGGCTACAAACGGAGCTACTGCTGCGGGCGTAAAATTCGGCGGTGAGGGCTATACGTTAACGATTCTTGCTGTCTCATGGTTCGCAATGGCACTAAACGGAGCGGGCTGGCTTGTTTCGACGGGATTATTTACGCCATTACTCGAAGATTTACGCGCAAAAGTTTCCGGCGGCGATATTAAGTGGCTCGGTGTAATGTCTGCGGCGTGTTCAATTGGTATATTTGGATATTTGAACGCAAATTCAATGATAGCTAAGGGCCCGACTATTAACACCGGAGTAACTTGTGCAGTATTAGGCGGTGCTATAGGAATGATGGCACTAGGGAAGTTTGTAGTTCCTAAACATCCTAAACTCGCTGAATATTCACTTGGAATCGCTATGATAATCGGAATTATTGCCGGAATAGTTCACGACACTATGTTTTAA
- the mtnA gene encoding S-methyl-5-thioribose-1-phosphate isomerase: MNENILNYETVSLDDKESVLVILDQTRLPNEIKILHLKTQSEIWQAIYKLQVRGAPAIGVAAGFGLYLAAKNINTNNYDSFIKQLHEAKEYLNSSRPTAVNLSWALNRLEKIALNNANKSIPEIKNLLLAESIAIKNEDIDTCKKIGEYGLSLLKGGEGILTHCNAGQLATSKYGTALAPIHLGRERGLNFRVFCDETRPLLQGARLSTFELLADGVDTILICDNMASQVMKNGWIDFIFTGCDRVAANGDSCNKIGTSGLAILAKHYGIPFYILGPTSTIDMNIKTGRDIIIEERPESEITELWYQKRMAPEDVKVYNPAFDVTDNELITGIITEFGIARPPYNESLQKIFEQKNAGLSR; encoded by the coding sequence ATGAACGAAAATATTTTGAATTATGAAACTGTCTCGCTTGATGATAAAGAGTCCGTGCTGGTAATTCTTGATCAAACGAGATTACCAAATGAGATAAAAATTTTGCACCTGAAGACTCAATCTGAAATTTGGCAGGCCATCTATAAATTACAAGTAAGGGGAGCTCCTGCAATCGGAGTCGCCGCTGGATTCGGGTTATATCTTGCTGCAAAAAATATTAACACAAATAATTACGACTCATTCATTAAGCAGCTTCACGAGGCTAAAGAATATCTAAACTCTTCACGGCCTACTGCTGTTAATTTATCATGGGCGTTAAACAGGCTCGAAAAAATTGCACTCAACAACGCAAATAAAAGCATTCCCGAAATAAAAAATTTATTGCTTGCTGAATCAATTGCTATCAAAAATGAAGATATTGACACTTGCAAGAAAATCGGCGAATACGGGCTATCACTCTTGAAAGGCGGCGAGGGAATTTTGACTCACTGTAACGCGGGGCAACTCGCGACTTCAAAATATGGGACTGCCCTAGCTCCTATACATTTAGGACGTGAAAGAGGCTTAAATTTTCGAGTCTTTTGCGACGAGACAAGGCCGTTATTACAGGGTGCGAGACTCTCAACTTTTGAATTACTTGCTGACGGAGTAGATACGATCCTAATATGCGATAATATGGCCTCTCAAGTAATGAAAAACGGATGGATCGATTTTATTTTTACCGGCTGTGATAGAGTCGCTGCGAACGGGGACTCATGCAACAAAATCGGGACTTCAGGACTCGCAATTCTAGCAAAACATTACGGGATTCCATTTTATATACTTGGCCCGACTTCTACTATAGACATGAATATTAAAACGGGACGAGATATTATTATAGAAGAACGCCCCGAATCAGAAATCACAGAATTATGGTATCAAAAGCGCATGGCACCTGAAGACGTAAAAGTTTATAATCCTGCTTTTGACGTTACCGACAATGAATTAATCACAGGAATAATTACGGAATTCGGGATCGCACGACCGCCCTATAATGAGAGTTTACAGAAAATTTTTGAGCAGAAAAATGCAGGTCTCTCACGCTAA
- a CDS encoding TrpB-like pyridoxal phosphate-dependent enzyme, which yields MSKKFDVPYKIYLDEKEIPSSWYNVRADMKTKPAPLIHPETLKPMTLDDMRPVFCEELIKQELDNDTAYIKIPDEIYNFYKMYRPSPLVHAVFLENLLETPAHIFYKFEGNNTSGSHKLNSAIAQAYYAKKQGLKGVTTETGAGQWGTALAMACSFFDLDCKVFMVKVSYEQKPFRREVMRTYGASVTPSPSMDTEAGRKINAAHPGTTGSLGCAISEAVEAAVTTEGYRYVLGSVLNQVLLHQSIIGLETKAACDKYNIKPDIIIGCAGGGSNLGGLISPFMGEKLRGEADYKIIAVEPASCPSFTRGKFAYDFCDTGKVCPMAKMYTLGHDFIPSANHAGGLRYHGMSSILSQLYHDKLMEACSVEQTKVFEAAEMFARVEGILPAPESSHAIRAAIDEALKCKETGEEKTIIFGLTGTGYFDMTAYEQYNNHTMTDYIPTDDDLAKGFATIPNVNL from the coding sequence ATGAGCAAAAAATTTGACGTGCCCTATAAAATTTATCTTGACGAGAAGGAAATCCCCTCATCTTGGTACAATGTAAGAGCAGACATGAAGACAAAGCCCGCGCCCTTAATCCACCCGGAAACACTCAAGCCCATGACATTAGACGACATGCGCCCTGTTTTCTGCGAAGAATTAATTAAGCAGGAACTCGACAACGACACAGCATATATTAAGATTCCTGACGAGATTTATAATTTCTACAAGATGTATAGACCCTCGCCGCTCGTTCACGCAGTATTTCTTGAAAATTTATTAGAGACTCCGGCGCATATTTTCTATAAATTTGAGGGTAATAATACTTCAGGTTCTCACAAATTAAATTCTGCAATCGCTCAAGCCTATTACGCAAAGAAACAAGGACTCAAGGGCGTTACTACAGAGACAGGAGCAGGACAATGGGGGACGGCCTTAGCTATGGCGTGTTCATTCTTTGATCTTGACTGCAAAGTCTTCATGGTTAAAGTTTCTTACGAGCAGAAACCTTTTAGACGTGAAGTAATGCGGACTTATGGAGCAAGTGTAACTCCCTCGCCCTCAATGGACACTGAAGCAGGACGGAAAATTAACGCAGCTCACCCCGGAACGACTGGATCATTAGGCTGTGCAATTTCTGAAGCAGTCGAGGCAGCAGTAACTACAGAAGGTTATAGATATGTGCTCGGCAGCGTGTTGAATCAAGTTTTACTGCATCAATCTATAATAGGACTTGAGACAAAGGCAGCATGCGACAAATATAATATTAAGCCTGATATTATAATCGGTTGTGCTGGCGGAGGTTCGAATTTAGGCGGGTTAATTTCTCCTTTCATGGGTGAAAAATTGCGCGGTGAAGCTGACTACAAAATTATAGCCGTTGAGCCTGCGAGCTGTCCGAGTTTTACTCGCGGAAAATTTGCTTATGACTTCTGCGACACTGGAAAAGTCTGCCCTATGGCAAAAATGTACACGCTTGGACATGATTTTATACCGAGTGCAAATCACGCCGGAGGTTTGCGTTATCACGGAATGAGCAGCATTTTATCGCAGTTATATCACGATAAATTAATGGAAGCCTGTTCAGTTGAGCAGACAAAAGTTTTTGAGGCCGCCGAGATGTTCGCAAGAGTTGAAGGAATTCTGCCGGCTCCTGAGTCAAGCCACGCAATAAGAGCAGCAATTGATGAGGCTCTTAAATGCAAGGAAACAGGAGAGGAGAAGACTATTATATTTGGACTCACAGGCACGGGATATTTTGATATGACAGCTTACGAGCAATATAATAATCACACAATGACGGACTATATTCCCACTGATGACGATTTAGCGAAGGGCTTTGCGACGATTCCGAATGTGAATCTATAA